The Pseudomonas nunensis genome includes the window GCGTGCCAATGGTCTGGCTTATGGTATTCCCGTCGAAATTGATCAATGGCTCCGCGATGGTCGACATGTGCTGGTCAATGGCTCTCGAGGTCATCTGCCCGTCGCTCTGGAGCGTTATCCGGAGTTGGTGCCGGTATTGCTGACGGTCAAGGATGAAGTATTGCGTGAGCGGTTGTTGCGGCGAGGGCGCGAGAACCTGGAGGAGATCGACGCCAGGATCCAGCGCAATGGACTATTTGTAGCGGACGATTCGATTGGTCATGCACGTATCCATCGACTCGATAATTCCGGCGAATTGGTCGTCACGGTTAACAACCTCTTGAATCTGTTGAAGCTCAGCGTAAAACCGGATCAAATTTGATCCGTCGACCGGCGATCAGCGCCAACACGAACAGAGAAGCGAACACGCCGCAGGCAATCAACGGCGCGGTAAGCGTTGCTTCCTGAGTCAAACAAAGATGAAGAATGCCGCTCAACAAGGCCAGGATAAAAAATCCGGCGGCTGATTTGGACATGCGGTGCTCCTGATAGGGAATTCAAAATACCAATCGTTCGGAAGAGGTCGCCTGTAACAGAGTGCTCTCTTGGCTGACTTCCTGACTTACCCAAACCTGCTGATCACTCATGACTGCCAATTGAGGCGCTTTCTGAAGCTGGAGGTAATGGGGCATGCGTTTGGCTACCACTTCGGAGTCTCTTTCGGGAACGAATTGAAAGCCAAGCAGCAAGGCCAGGGCGATCGCGTTCGAGAGTAAAAGGGCGCCGTTCATGGGGTTATCCTCCATTGTTCTTGGAGAACAGCTAAAGCAGTCCGCATGCCAAGAGTCTAACGCCTATTAAATCCTTTAAAAACAATGAATTAGCGTTAAATCTCTGAGGGGCGGTAGTGCAATTTGCAATGATGGCGTTTTGAGGCGATGCAATTTGCACGGTAATCAATGCGGTGGGGGTGATAGGCGTTTGCCTACACTTAAAAAGCCTAAGGACGACATGACAAAAGCAGGCCTGCCCGTTAACATGCTCGCCGTCATCGTGCCGCGGTCCTCGCGGGCGATCTTGTGTCTCAGTAGCTCAATTGGATAGAGCATCCCCCTCCTAAGGGGAAGGTTGGCAGTTCGAACCTGCCCTGGGACACCACCTCCTTACAAATCCACTTCGTTCAATCCGAATTCTCTTTCTGGAATCCAATCGCATCCTGTGGGGATATTGGGTCTGGATGCGTTTCTGCGTCTGCTTTCGATAGGTTACGGATTCCTTCTATATAGAAGCGCTTCTTTATAGAGGGGATTGGGGCTGTTTTCGGGGCTTTTGCAGGTTCCTGATAGAAAAGCTGAATCAGGGGTTGACGGCAGATTCTGGAAGTCTATAATTCGCCCCACTTCCGGCGCAGTCGAAACGGAAAACTCCTTGGTAAACAAAGAGTTACGCAGGTTTCGGCAGTGAGTTGCTTCAGTTCATCGAAGCACGAAAGGAGTTGAAAAAGAGGTGTTGACAGCAGCGAGTAACGCTGTAGAATTCGCCTCCCGCTAACGAGAGATCGAAAGCGCAAGTGGTTGAAGTTACAAAGGAAACTTTGAAAACTTCTTAAAATAACCGCTTGACAGTAACTGGCGCTGCTGTAGAATGCGCGCCTCGGTTGAGACGAAAGAATCAACCCGCCGCTCTTTAACAACTGAATCAAGCAATTCGTGTGGGTGCTTGTGGAGTCAGACTGATAGTCAACAAGATTATCAGCATCACAAGTTACTCCGCGAGAAATCAAAGATGTAACCAACGATTGCTGAGCCAAGTTTAGGGTTTCTTAAAAACCCAAAGATGTTTGAACTGAAGAGTTTGATCATGGCTCAGATTGAACGCTGGCGGCAGGCCTAACACATGCAAGTCGAGCGGCAGCACGGGTACTTGTACCTGGTGGCGAGCGGCGGACGGGTGAGTAATGCCTAGGAATCTGCCTGGTAGTGGGGGATAACGCTCGGAAACGGACGCTAATACCGCATACGTCCTACGGGAGAAAGCAGGGGACCTTCGGGCCTTGCGCTATCAGATGAGCCTAGGTCGGATTAGCTAGTTGGTGAGGTAATGGCTCACCAAGGCGACGATCCGTAACTGGTCTGAGAGGATGATCAGTCACACTGGAACTGAGACACGGTCCAGACTCCTACGGGAGGCAGCAGTGGGGAATATTGGACAATGGGCGAAAGCCTGATCCAGCCATGCCGCGTGTGTGAAGAAGGTCTTCGGATTGTAAAGCACTTTAAGTTGGGAGGAAGGGCATTTACCTAATACGTAAGTGTTTTGACGTTACCGACAGAATAAGCACCGGCTAACTCTGTGCCAGCAGCCGCGGTAATACAGAGGGTGCAAGCGTTAATCGGAATTACTGGGCGTAAAGCGCGCGTAGGTGGTTTGTTAAGTTGGATGTGAAATCCCCGGGCTCAACCTGGGAACTGCATTCAAAACTGACAAGCTAGAGTATGGTAGAGGGTGGTGGAATTTCCTGTGTAGCGGTGAAATGCGTAGATATAGGAAGGAACACCAGTGGCGAAGGCGACCACCTGGACTGATACTGACACTGAGGTGCGAAAGCGTGGGGAGCAAACAGGATTAGATACCCTGGTAGTCCACGCCGTAAACGATGTCAACTAGCCGTTGGGAGCCTTGAGCTCTTAGTGGCGCAGCTAACGCATTAAGTTGACCGCCTGGGGAGTACGGCCGCAAGGTTAAAACTCAAATGAATTGACGGGGGCCCGCACAAGCGGTGGAGCATGTGGTTTAATTCGAAGCAACGCGAAGAACCTTACCAGGCCTTGACATCCAATGAACTTTCCAGAGATGGATTGGTGCCTTCGGGAACATTGAGACAGGTGCTGCATGGCTGTCGTCAGCTCGTGTCGTGAGATGTTGGGTTAAGTCCCGTAACGAGCGCAACCCTTGTCCTTAGTTACCAGCACGTTATGGTGGGCACTCTAAGGAGACTGCCGGTGACAAACCGGAGGAAGGTGGGGATGACGTCAAGTCATCATGGCCCTTACGGCCTGGGCTACACACGTGCTACAATGGTCGGTACAGAGGGTTGCCAAGCCGCGAGGTGGAGCTAATCCCAGAAAACCGATCGTAGTCCGGATCGCAGTCTGCAACTCGACTGCGTGAAGTCGGAATCGCTAGTAATCGCGAATCAGAATGTCGCGGTGAATACGTTCCCGGGCCTTGTACACACCGCCCGTCACACCATGGGAGTGGGTTGCACCAGAAGTAGCTAGTCTAACCTTCGGGAGGACGGTTACCACGGTGTGATTCATGACTGGGGTGAAGTCGTAACAAGGTAGCCGTAG containing:
- the phnN gene encoding phosphonate metabolism protein/1,5-bisphosphokinase (PRPP-forming) PhnN, whose translation is MDGRLIYLMGPSGSGKDSLIQAAREPLQALGCEVVRRVITRSAESVGEDAVGVSPAEFERRREEGGFSLSWRANGLAYGIPVEIDQWLRDGRHVLVNGSRGHLPVALERYPELVPVLLTVKDEVLRERLLRRGRENLEEIDARIQRNGLFVADDSIGHARIHRLDNSGELVVTVNNLLNLLKLSVKPDQI
- a CDS encoding PA3371 family protein translates to MSKSAAGFFILALLSGILHLCLTQEATLTAPLIACGVFASLFVLALIAGRRIKFDPVLR